Below is a genomic region from bacterium.
TTTTCTATACTATTCTTCTATTTGCTCTCGTGGTCATAGTTAGTTCTGTTCTCTTCTCCATGCTTTCGCCAGAAGAAGAGACCAGGGTAATCTTGGATATCGGTCTGGGTGCAATTGAAATATTCGCTTTCTTGAGTGCTATTTTTGCAGCAGTTGGTCTGGTGTTGGGGGAGATGGAAAATAAGAGCGTCTCTCTCATTCTGACAAGACCGGTGAGGCGCTTCGAATATATCTGGGGGCGCTATTCTGGCATTCTTTCTATCTCCTTGTTCAATATTCTGTTAATGTCCTCTGGGCTCCTGTTTCTTCTATTCATTAAGGGCTGGAGTTTCGACTTCAGGTTCTTACTGGCAGTAACTTTTATTTTCCTTAAAGTGGTAATTATAAGTGCTTTGGCAATTCTTATCTCTCTGATTTCCACTTCAGCAATTTCCAGCATCTCTGTGACTTTCTTCTTATGGGTTCTCGGTCATGTTACTGACCATTTGAAATATCTAAATCACGTATTGCTGGAAGAAGGAGTTAAAATCACAATATTTCTAAAAGCAATCTACTATCTTTTGCCCAATTTTCAATACTTAAATGTTAAAGATTACATAGGTTACCCGAATCCCTTAGTGGGAACTACTATTTTCTGGCAGGTAGCCTATAGTTTAGCTTATGCCAGCGTAGCCATCTGGCTTTCAGTTCTCGTCTTCTCCCGAAAAGAATTCTGATAGTTTATAATAGGGTGGATTCCTTGCGAAAGCAAGGTTATTCCTCCCTTTCGGGAGGACTCCAGAGTATAGACTGACCTGAAGAGGAAAAAATGAAGAAATCTATTTCTTTCCTTATTCTGATTTTGCCTCTCTTGGGCTTATCTATTTTCACTCAGTACCAGGTTGAGAGGAGATTTGAATTTCCTCTGCCATCGATAGTAGAGATTAAGCCTTCTTCTTTTATCTATTTCTGGGGGAGCTTGCTCGGTCTTCGTCGACTTTCTTCCGATTTAGCCTGGATAAGACTCCTGCAGTATTACGGGACTTTAGAAAAAGAGGAACACGTTCACCACCTGGACCATTGTGAGAGAGGGGAGTATGAGGAGCTACTTCCCATGTGTCAGGAGGTGGTTCGGTTTGACCCTTATTTCCATTATGCGTATCTATTCGGTGGTGGCTGTCTTGCCTTTAATCACCAGCGATACGATGAGGCCATCGAGCTTCTTCAAGAAGGAGTCAAAAATAATCCTAAATTCTGGAGATTCCGTCTTTACATAGCAGCAATTGTTTATACTAAGACCAAAGAGTATGATAAAGTTGTTCCTCTTCTGGAGGAGGCGATTAGATACAGAGACTGCCCGGAAGTAGTTAAGATTTTTCTCGCCAATATCTATAAGGCTAAAGGAGAATATGTAAAAGCAATAGCTATCTGGGAAAATATTCTTGCTACCAGCAGGGATGAGTGGACGAGATCAGCAGCAGAAAGTCATCTAAAAGAGATGGAAATTCCCCGTTAGAAATCTTGCCCCGTTTAGAGATAAATCTCTAACGGGGTGAAGGAGCTTTGAGGTTTTATTATTCTATTTTATCATTTTCATTTTAGGTTTGGGATTTGGCAGTTTTGCCAATGTGTGCATCTATCGCCTACCCCGAGGAGAGTCGATAATCCGGCCAGGCTCGCACTGTCCTAAGTGTGGAAAGCAAATTAAGTGGTATGACAATATACCATTAATAAGTTATGCTCTTCTCGGAGGAAGATGTCGTTACTGTGGGGAAAAGATATCTCTCCAGTATCCTTTGATAGAGCTAATAACGGCATTTCTCTTCCTTCTTACCTATCAGAAGTTTCAAGGCGCCCCTGTCACAATGGTAATTTTCCTTCTTTTAGTATTGTCCTTGATTATCGTTTCTACAATAGACCTTCAAACCTATACCATCCCAAATAGATTCACCTATTCATTAATTATTCTCGGCCTGTTTTCTTCACCTTTCAATTCCTTTCTCAGAGAGTATAATGGAATAATAATAAGTAGCTCCAAACAGTTGTCTCTCATTGTCTCTTCTTTTCTGGGACTCCTTGTAGGCGGCGGGATACTCTATTTGATTGCCTTATTAGGGAGAAAGATGTTTAAAAGAGAGGCTATGGGAGGTGGAGATATAAAGTTAATCTCCGGAGTAGGTGCTTTCCTGGGAGCGGGCAATGTACTCTGGGTAATATTTTTAGCAAGTCTCCTGGGTGCGGTAACCGGGGGTGCGTTGAGAATTACTGGTAAATATAAAAAATTTCAGGAAATTGCTTTTGGAACCTATATTTCTTTGGGGACAGTATTGGTTTTTCTGTTCCAGCCAGGACTTAATCGTATTTACCTTAACTTAATTTCTATCT
It encodes:
- a CDS encoding prepilin peptidase gives rise to the protein MGFGSFANVCIYRLPRGESIIRPGSHCPKCGKQIKWYDNIPLISYALLGGRCRYCGEKISLQYPLIELITAFLFLLTYQKFQGAPVTMVIFLLLVLSLIIVSTIDLQTYTIPNRFTYSLIILGLFSSPFNSFLREYNGIIISSSKQLSLIVSSFLGLLVGGGILYLIALLGRKMFKREAMGGGDIKLISGVGAFLGAGNVLWVIFLASLLGAVTGGALRITGKYKKFQEIAFGTYISLGTVLVFLFQPGLNRIYLNLISICK
- a CDS encoding tetratricopeptide repeat protein; translation: MKKSISFLILILPLLGLSIFTQYQVERRFEFPLPSIVEIKPSSFIYFWGSLLGLRRLSSDLAWIRLLQYYGTLEKEEHVHHLDHCERGEYEELLPMCQEVVRFDPYFHYAYLFGGGCLAFNHQRYDEAIELLQEGVKNNPKFWRFRLYIAAIVYTKTKEYDKVVPLLEEAIRYRDCPEVVKIFLANIYKAKGEYVKAIAIWENILATSRDEWTRSAAESHLKEMEIPR